In Victivallaceae bacterium, a single window of DNA contains:
- a CDS encoding 3-dehydroquinate synthase family protein, which translates to MSYSPLRMHYHPKFGQDKVEVLSGRASLYSQKVLSAIKSLGNHFIIITDDNVRRFIGNDFQKYLRSHNLQAKLFSFIPGEKNKTEKTLKRIIHFMHRESMNSDSCVIALGGGITTDLGGFAASIFCRGVTLINIPTSLIGMTDAAIGGKTGINVLGTKNLIGQIYHPRLIIIDPILLNSSSERQFIEGYSEILKYAITLDASLFRYLESENPPFDIDQIEFLIYRSCLRKIDILKAAKKQAVKRDILNFGHTIAHALETLTNHALSHGQAVKIGLITESFISLRSNYLSEVHFQRIHQLILKYGIMKIPNDFSKSNFLKTIKKDKKSLKNIPRFVILNKIGSCFQDLNNCCFVIKEPIIDEAYYFLKHALYLNTEYRFLKNSKNR; encoded by the coding sequence ATGAGTTATTCTCCTCTGAGAATGCATTACCATCCGAAGTTTGGACAAGATAAAGTCGAAGTTTTATCCGGAAGAGCTTCTCTTTATTCTCAAAAGGTACTGTCTGCAATCAAATCTTTAGGAAATCATTTTATCATTATAACGGATGATAATGTTAGGCGATTCATAGGTAACGATTTTCAGAAATACTTGCGCTCACATAATCTACAAGCGAAATTATTCTCTTTCATTCCAGGAGAAAAAAACAAAACCGAGAAAACCTTAAAACGAATTATCCATTTTATGCATCGAGAAAGTATGAACTCTGATTCTTGCGTTATTGCTCTAGGAGGAGGTATTACAACCGATTTAGGCGGATTTGCAGCTTCAATATTTTGTCGAGGAGTCACTTTAATTAATATCCCTACTTCATTGATAGGAATGACGGATGCCGCTATCGGAGGAAAAACAGGAATCAACGTATTAGGTACAAAAAATCTGATCGGACAAATTTACCATCCCCGATTGATAATTATAGATCCCATCCTACTGAACTCTTCATCGGAAAGACAATTTATTGAAGGTTATTCCGAAATATTGAAATATGCCATAACTCTAGATGCCTCTCTATTTCGTTACTTGGAATCCGAAAATCCACCTTTTGATATCGATCAGATTGAATTTCTTATTTATCGATCTTGCCTTAGGAAGATCGATATCCTGAAAGCCGCAAAAAAACAAGCCGTAAAAAGAGATATTTTGAATTTCGGTCATACTATAGCGCACGCCTTGGAAACCCTTACCAACCATGCCTTGTCTCATGGTCAAGCAGTTAAAATCGGATTAATTACGGAAAGTTTTATTTCTTTGAGATCAAATTATCTCTCAGAGGTGCATTTTCAAAGGATTCATCAATTAATTTTAAAATACGGAATAATGAAAATACCAAATGATTTTTCAAAATCAAACTTTTTAAAAACAATAAAAAAAGATAAAAAATCTCTAAAAAACATTCCTAGATTTGTTATCTTGAACAAAATAGGAAGTTGTTTTCAAGATTTAAATAATTGTTGTTTTGTTATAAAAGAGCCTATTATTGACGAAGCTTATTATTTCTTAAAACATGCTCTGTATCTCAACACGGAATATCGATTTCTCAAAAATTCTAAGAATCGCTAA
- a CDS encoding carbohydrate porin, producing the protein MRDRLKSICKLTTRTISLVSAIPIIMGAIQQEDSAESQNIQETSYSSIDTKVTPHKELHPEHKLYKKIKHSNRRMKDGDALPEAPLETRVVDPISPYNPQSHNCSPQKNCCNYFSSRNPKNCSYSLFKKKIQNCTNTEYSLDISILPQYAHSNIGPKKVAWQTMYNPSVNWELFNNKEQGAGSIQFSYILVRYWGNEALTLGNRIGIAGGINDFTSNTSNFNQLTYTQVFPNDKFSAVVGQYSLYAIDGTTYDNDQQTGFISYALSQNGSATYSLGSLGAYGQINLTPQLMVQAGFQDAFNINGVNIDFLNLSKNKYNTFFYTQWNPSNRCGPGQYSFLVYNTRAVPQQKAKTTGWSFNFSQNVSKKVSWFGRANGASGNALPIKRSFVLGVAADNPCNRNNQDLIGLAMAVNAVSPKGSGIVNPATTPIRSQETVIETFCTIGFGPYISLSPDFQFYIHPAREPKRNTAVCYGLRTNITL; encoded by the coding sequence ATGAGAGACCGACTCAAGTCGATTTGTAAATTGACTACGCGTACTATAAGTTTAGTTTCCGCAATCCCTATTATTATGGGAGCAATTCAACAAGAGGATTCGGCAGAATCTCAAAATATTCAAGAAACATCATACTCATCGATAGATACAAAAGTAACTCCCCATAAAGAATTACATCCGGAACACAAGCTGTATAAAAAGATCAAACATTCGAATAGAAGAATGAAGGATGGCGATGCATTGCCGGAAGCACCTTTGGAAACAAGAGTAGTAGATCCTATATCTCCTTATAACCCTCAATCCCATAACTGTTCTCCTCAAAAAAATTGCTGTAATTATTTCTCTTCAAGGAACCCGAAAAATTGTTCTTATTCATTATTTAAAAAGAAAATTCAAAATTGCACGAATACGGAATACTCTCTGGATATTTCCATCCTGCCTCAATACGCGCATTCCAACATCGGCCCTAAGAAAGTCGCTTGGCAGACTATGTACAATCCTTCCGTTAATTGGGAACTTTTTAATAACAAAGAACAAGGTGCGGGTTCTATCCAATTCAGCTATATTCTCGTTCGTTATTGGGGAAATGAGGCTCTCACTTTAGGAAATAGAATCGGCATAGCCGGAGGCATTAACGATTTTACTTCCAACACTTCCAACTTCAACCAATTAACTTATACTCAAGTGTTTCCTAATGACAAGTTCAGTGCCGTCGTAGGACAATATAGTCTATATGCCATTGACGGAACGACTTACGATAACGATCAACAGACAGGATTTATAAGTTATGCCCTTAGTCAAAACGGCAGTGCTACATATTCCTTAGGGAGTTTAGGAGCTTATGGTCAAATCAATTTAACGCCTCAATTGATGGTGCAAGCAGGATTTCAAGACGCTTTCAATATCAATGGTGTTAATATCGACTTCCTGAATCTTTCGAAAAATAAATACAACACGTTCTTCTACACTCAATGGAATCCGTCTAATAGGTGTGGACCAGGACAATATTCCTTCTTAGTTTATAACACCAGAGCTGTTCCTCAACAAAAAGCTAAAACGACCGGATGGTCATTTAACTTCAGTCAAAATGTCAGCAAGAAAGTTAGCTGGTTCGGACGAGCCAATGGTGCCAGCGGCAACGCGTTACCTATTAAACGGTCTTTCGTTTTAGGAGTAGCCGCAGACAATCCTTGTAACAGAAACAATCAAGATCTCATCGGACTTGCCATGGCAGTCAATGCCGTAAGTCCTAAAGGATCGGGAATTGTCAATCCAGCAACTACTCCGATCAGATCTCAGGAAACAGTGATAGAAACTTTTTGTACTATCGGATTCGGCCCCTATATTTCCTTATCCCCCGATTTTCAATTTTATATTCATCCTGCCAGAGAACCTAAGAGAAATACTGCCGTATGTTACGGCTTAAGAACGAATATAACCCTATAA
- a CDS encoding FAD-dependent oxidoreductase, whose translation MKIAVLGSGYSGLAVSWFLLALTQGKATIDIFDPVPLGGGASGLSSGLLHTFPGYRALKPKLADRCLEATHSLITAASKSIKQPIVISKGILRPAFETEQINLFQTRASEYPGELEWWDRTKCETKVIGLTLPEEGGGLFIPGGLTLDNDAYLDGLWNACASMGTQLYDELIENLDDIKDFYDQIIITAGANCDLIPSMKNIPTTKNKGQILEVKWPEELPKLPFSINSRKYMVAGTRENNICILGSTFEHNQIENEPDPEVAKQEILEKLLPIFPALSEAEILNCYSGFRCSSPTKKPLIGKTPEGYWFLLGLGSKGLLYHALCGEMLAQSILANTLSYVDLELLYSAPQN comes from the coding sequence ATGAAAATTGCTGTTCTCGGTTCAGGCTATTCCGGATTAGCCGTCTCTTGGTTTCTCCTTGCTTTGACTCAAGGTAAGGCCACTATCGATATCTTTGATCCGGTTCCTCTTGGAGGCGGTGCATCCGGTCTGTCTTCGGGTTTATTACACACTTTTCCGGGATATCGTGCCCTAAAACCCAAATTGGCCGATCGCTGTCTTGAAGCTACTCACAGTTTAATTACTGCGGCCAGCAAATCCATTAAACAACCTATCGTTATATCAAAGGGCATTTTAAGACCTGCATTTGAAACGGAACAAATCAACTTATTCCAAACCAGAGCTTCCGAATATCCCGGTGAGCTAGAATGGTGGGATCGTACTAAATGTGAGACTAAAGTCATAGGATTAACGCTACCTGAAGAAGGTGGAGGCCTGTTCATTCCCGGAGGGTTGACTCTAGATAATGATGCCTATTTAGACGGACTTTGGAATGCATGTGCTTCTATGGGCACGCAATTATACGATGAATTAATCGAAAATTTAGATGACATTAAGGATTTTTATGATCAGATAATCATTACGGCTGGAGCTAATTGTGATCTGATTCCGTCAATGAAAAATATTCCGACTACAAAAAACAAAGGTCAAATCCTTGAGGTCAAGTGGCCGGAAGAATTACCAAAATTGCCTTTCAGTATCAATTCAAGAAAATACATGGTTGCCGGAACCCGAGAAAACAACATCTGTATCTTAGGTTCGACATTCGAGCATAATCAAATCGAAAACGAACCCGATCCTGAAGTCGCGAAACAAGAAATTCTAGAAAAACTTTTACCTATTTTCCCTGCTTTATCGGAAGCGGAGATTTTGAATTGCTATTCCGGATTTCGCTGTTCAAGTCCAACCAAAAAACCTCTTATCGGGAAAACACCCGAAGGCTACTGGTTCTTATTAGGTTTGGGTTCTAAAGGTCTTCTCTATCACGCACTATGCGGAGAAATGCTGGCTCAATCCATCTTAGCCAATACTCTCAGTTATGTTGATCTTGAACTTCTCTATTCAGCTCCTCAGAATTAA
- a CDS encoding type I 3-dehydroquinate dehydratase — protein sequence MLCISTRNIDFSKILRIAKQNLSKAQLIEVGYKSVTEEIFPQLKQFVKQSPLPLILKPLSETTKDDYIKTLLSMAQVNSEYIDLEVGNFLSKQESLELAVQIKRLHPRLKIIFSYHDFNNFSSNLDTLYKSLLHPAIHFYKIAVHVSTSIEALRILNYSKDKKDLITIGLGESGHITRILGRVINNPITYCCLDESLPIAPGQLSLNRLLKTYHFNTTSDQTSVYCLIGNPVNRSVSHITHNEFFRKKNIDAVYVKLNISKQELPLFLQEAVKLPFKGISITTPLKIELMRFIPSENHHSLNTLKFENNRFYATNTDGIGVLKSLQKAISTENKSVAVIGGSGGSGLAVIKKLLENQAIITVIGRKKPPINHFLSSFDFQYFQKIPLCRPYDILINCTPIDFSVPNNMLKPTSIVLDLKTIPKTTLFLKNAVKANCKIIYGTSVFTNQAIEQFKFWQLPIRKFEAQFEQIVQNAVSSRKMT from the coding sequence ATGCTCTGTATCTCAACACGGAATATCGATTTCTCAAAAATTCTAAGAATCGCTAAACAAAATTTATCAAAAGCTCAACTGATAGAAGTCGGATATAAATCCGTTACGGAAGAGATTTTCCCTCAGTTAAAGCAATTCGTAAAACAATCACCTCTTCCTTTGATTTTAAAACCTTTATCAGAGACAACCAAAGATGATTACATCAAAACCCTTTTGTCAATGGCACAAGTCAATTCCGAATATATTGATTTAGAAGTAGGAAACTTTTTATCAAAACAAGAATCTTTAGAATTAGCTGTACAAATTAAGCGTTTGCATCCCCGACTCAAAATCATTTTCTCCTATCATGATTTCAATAACTTCTCGTCAAATTTAGATACTCTTTATAAAAGTCTTCTTCATCCGGCTATTCATTTCTATAAAATAGCCGTTCATGTATCTACTTCAATTGAAGCTCTTCGAATTTTAAATTACTCAAAAGACAAAAAAGATCTTATTACAATTGGCTTGGGAGAATCGGGACATATCACCAGAATATTGGGTCGTGTTATAAATAATCCCATTACTTATTGTTGCTTAGATGAAAGCTTGCCGATAGCGCCTGGACAATTATCCTTAAACCGTCTTCTTAAGACTTATCATTTCAATACAACATCGGATCAAACCTCGGTCTATTGTTTAATCGGAAATCCAGTGAATCGAAGCGTCAGTCACATCACTCATAATGAATTTTTCCGAAAAAAAAACATCGATGCCGTTTACGTAAAATTAAATATTTCAAAACAAGAACTACCCTTGTTCCTTCAGGAAGCGGTTAAACTCCCATTCAAAGGAATCAGCATAACTACACCCTTAAAAATAGAACTTATGCGCTTTATTCCTTCGGAAAACCATCATTCGTTAAATACTTTAAAGTTCGAAAACAACAGATTCTATGCAACTAATACGGACGGTATCGGAGTTCTAAAATCTTTGCAAAAAGCGATCTCAACTGAAAATAAAAGTGTTGCAGTGATCGGAGGTAGTGGAGGTTCCGGATTAGCCGTTATTAAAAAATTATTGGAAAATCAAGCAATCATTACCGTAATCGGTAGAAAGAAACCTCCGATCAATCATTTTTTATCATCATTCGATTTTCAATATTTCCAAAAGATACCGTTGTGCCGACCTTATGATATTTTAATTAACTGCACTCCCATTGATTTTTCAGTGCCCAATAATATGTTGAAACCGACATCAATAGTATTGGATTTAAAAACCATCCCTAAAACAACGTTATTTCTAAAAAATGCCGTTAAAGCAAATTGCAAGATCATTTACGGTACTTCCGTTTTCACTAACCAAGCTATCGAACAATTCAAGTTTTGGCAGTTACCAATCAGAAAGTTTGAAGCGCAATTCGAACAAATCGTTCAGAACGCAGTCTCATCAAGAAAAATGACATAA
- a CDS encoding malate dehydrogenase has product METLKVVVTGGTGQIAYNFLFSLGIGEVFGDSYLIDLRVYDIPGTEKGLSGIKMELDDCAFPLLSKISYYTSLEDAFDEINVAFLIGALPRGPGMERSDLLLANGKIFKAQGAALNRCANPDAKIFVVGNPANTNCLIAMEHAPDLKRANFHSMMRLDQNRMQSMLAHKVGVPVDDVKQCIVWGNHSARQVPDFTQVVIGKDCLSASQLIGDRDWMENVMVPTVQKRGASVIEARGKSSAGSASRALGAAAKSLFVPQAGEWFTSGVCSDGNFYGISQGLIFGFPCRATGNGGYEILKDIVWDDFIESGIMLSQEELLEERIAIQSLLS; this is encoded by the coding sequence TTGGAAACATTGAAAGTCGTCGTAACGGGTGGAACCGGACAGATTGCATATAATTTTTTGTTTTCTTTGGGTATTGGAGAGGTTTTCGGTGACTCTTATTTAATCGATCTTAGAGTCTATGATATTCCTGGGACGGAGAAGGGGCTTTCAGGTATTAAGATGGAGTTGGATGATTGTGCCTTTCCCTTGCTTTCCAAGATTAGTTACTATACTTCTTTAGAAGATGCTTTTGACGAGATCAATGTGGCTTTTTTGATTGGAGCTCTTCCTAGAGGGCCCGGTATGGAAAGATCGGACCTTTTATTGGCAAACGGAAAAATTTTCAAAGCGCAGGGAGCTGCTTTGAATCGTTGTGCCAATCCCGATGCAAAGATATTTGTAGTGGGCAATCCTGCTAATACCAATTGTTTAATTGCAATGGAACACGCGCCTGACCTTAAGCGGGCTAATTTTCATTCTATGATGCGTTTGGATCAGAATAGAATGCAGTCGATGTTGGCGCATAAAGTCGGTGTGCCTGTTGATGATGTTAAACAATGTATCGTTTGGGGTAATCATTCTGCTAGACAGGTTCCGGATTTCACTCAAGTCGTCATCGGGAAAGATTGTCTCTCCGCTAGTCAGTTGATAGGTGATCGCGATTGGATGGAAAATGTCATGGTTCCAACCGTTCAAAAAAGAGGAGCGTCTGTTATAGAGGCTAGAGGTAAATCCTCGGCAGGTTCTGCTTCCAGAGCTTTGGGCGCAGCGGCGAAATCATTATTTGTGCCTCAAGCAGGCGAATGGTTTACTTCCGGCGTTTGTTCCGACGGTAACTTTTATGGAATATCTCAAGGATTGATCTTCGGATTTCCTTGTCGAGCTACCGGAAACGGTGGATATGAGATTTTAAAAGATATAGTTTGGGATGATTTTATTGAAAGTGGGATCATGCTGTCGCAAGAAGAGTTACTTGAAGAAAGAATCGCAATACAATCGTTATTATCTTAA
- the aroC gene encoding chorismate synthase, which translates to MTSNTFGRLFRVTTWGESHGKAIGVVIDGCPSGIKIDEKDIYSALQKRAPGKNRLTSSRQESDYPEILSGVFEGKTTGTPISIIIKNQDVIEDRYSALKDVLRPGHANYSYLKKYGIFDHRGGGRASGRETACRVAAGAIADKILKRYSIKIVAYLQQVGDCICPPTEEDITSLKTKISDSSIFCPDNHTARQITETLENIKTNGDSIGGIVTFKTSPLPYGLGSPIYEKLEAVLASGLMSIPGSKGFEIGSGFLSARMKGSEHNDLFLLNNGRIITATNHAGGVLGGISFGMPLTGNVVFKPTSSIGLEQTTLTTDSKPTVLKISSLSKHDPCIAVRAVPVVEAMVSLVLVDALLINKSIQR; encoded by the coding sequence ATGACAAGTAATACTTTCGGCCGTCTTTTTCGAGTCACTACTTGGGGAGAATCTCATGGTAAAGCAATCGGTGTCGTTATTGACGGTTGTCCTTCGGGGATTAAAATTGACGAAAAAGATATTTATTCTGCGCTGCAAAAAAGAGCTCCCGGAAAAAATCGTTTAACATCCTCTAGACAAGAGTCGGATTATCCTGAAATCCTTTCAGGTGTTTTTGAAGGAAAAACCACCGGAACTCCTATTTCCATAATTATAAAAAATCAAGACGTCATTGAAGACCGTTACTCAGCCTTAAAAGATGTTTTAAGACCCGGACACGCTAATTACTCCTACTTAAAAAAATACGGTATCTTCGATCATAGAGGCGGAGGAAGAGCTTCCGGAAGAGAAACGGCATGTCGTGTGGCTGCAGGAGCCATTGCCGATAAAATATTAAAACGATATTCCATTAAGATAGTCGCTTATCTGCAACAAGTCGGGGACTGTATTTGCCCTCCGACAGAGGAAGATATAACCTCTTTAAAAACAAAAATCTCCGACAGTTCTATCTTCTGTCCGGATAACCATACGGCACGACAAATCACTGAAACCTTAGAAAACATAAAAACAAACGGAGATTCCATAGGAGGAATCGTTACATTTAAAACAAGTCCTCTCCCCTACGGATTGGGTTCCCCTATTTATGAAAAATTAGAAGCCGTTTTGGCAAGCGGTCTTATGAGCATACCCGGAAGCAAAGGATTTGAAATCGGTTCTGGGTTCTTATCTGCTCGTATGAAAGGCTCCGAACATAATGATCTTTTTTTATTAAATAACGGTCGTATCATTACCGCAACAAATCATGCCGGAGGTGTGCTCGGGGGTATATCTTTCGGAATGCCGCTTACGGGAAATGTTGTTTTCAAACCGACCTCAAGTATTGGGCTTGAACAAACCACTCTCACAACAGACAGTAAACCAACCGTATTGAAAATATCTTCCTTATCAAAACACGATCCCTGTATTGCCGTGCGAGCAGTACCTGTAGTGGAAGCTATGGTCTCGCTTGTATTGGTTGATGCTCTATTAATAAATAAGTCTATTCAAAGATAA
- a CDS encoding pyruvoyl-dependent arginine decarboxylase produces the protein MTQGTRFPTLAFFTGGVGEAEDGIPPQPFETFCYDSALLQAKIENFNIVPYTSVLPKELFDNIVPIDKCLSSFKHGAVLETIIAQTGANRSEHKAIATGIGICWGKDKNENLIGGWAAEYIEYFSTQITDDIAQAHAHMWLKKSLQHELDIRGVKQHSEFQFFHNYLNIKQTFGFCLTALGFLNFEYAEPVIIK, from the coding sequence ATGACACAAGGTACTAGATTTCCAACGTTAGCTTTTTTCACAGGGGGAGTAGGAGAAGCCGAAGACGGGATCCCCCCACAACCTTTTGAAACTTTTTGTTATGACAGCGCGCTTCTGCAAGCCAAAATAGAAAATTTCAATATCGTTCCTTATACTTCCGTGCTACCTAAAGAATTATTCGACAACATCGTCCCTATAGATAAATGCCTGAGTTCGTTCAAACACGGAGCCGTTTTGGAAACGATCATTGCGCAAACCGGAGCCAATCGATCCGAACATAAAGCCATTGCAACCGGAATAGGCATTTGTTGGGGAAAAGATAAGAACGAAAATTTAATCGGCGGTTGGGCGGCAGAATATATAGAATATTTTTCTACTCAAATCACTGATGATATTGCTCAAGCTCATGCTCATATGTGGCTAAAAAAATCTCTTCAACATGAATTGGACATTAGAGGGGTGAAGCAACATAGTGAATTTCAATTTTTCCATAACTATTTGAATATTAAACAAACGTTCGGATTTTGCCTAACCGCACTCGGATTTCTTAATTTTGAGTATGCCGAACCTGTCATAATTAAATAA
- a CDS encoding amino acid permease — protein sequence MTEQQTNKNIPVKKLGVIGLAGIVISSMVGGGIFSLPQNMASTAYAGSVLLAWLLTGIGFYFIANTFRTLSELRPDLKTGIYMYAREGFGPFVGFLIGWGYWLCQICGNVGYAVITMDALNYFFPPYFSGGNTIPAIIGGSILIWFFNFLVLRGVRQASFVNIVGTICKLLPLIIFIAIMGVVFRFSQFGTEFWGPKIPSALKGVGIQIKSTMLVTLWSFIGIEGAVVLSGRAKSQNAVGKATILGFLGCWIMYLLLSILPFGSLSQADLSKIPNPSTAGVLSQITGNWGADLMNVGLLIAILTSWLAWTMVTAEIPFAAAQNGTFPKIFTKQNKHLSPSVSLYITSALMQLGMLLVYFASNAWNTMLSITGVMVLPAYFTSAAFLYKCSKQDSETNKNKKLKWSLFTGILGSLYALWLIYAAGIHYLLMACIFLTVGIPIYVWTRKNSKNTSSISTESTDMTNTQPPVTKVPLFGVWGILGTIVLTLTSLATITLVVFPHIETKLSHLSQTFIKNISKDLKKF from the coding sequence ATGACGGAACAACAAACAAATAAAAATATTCCCGTTAAAAAACTGGGTGTTATCGGTTTGGCAGGTATTGTCATAAGCTCGATGGTAGGGGGAGGAATTTTTAGTCTTCCTCAAAACATGGCTTCAACGGCATATGCAGGCAGTGTTTTACTGGCCTGGTTATTAACGGGAATCGGATTTTATTTTATAGCCAATACGTTTCGTACCTTATCCGAATTAAGACCCGATTTAAAAACGGGAATCTATATGTATGCCCGGGAAGGATTCGGTCCCTTTGTCGGATTTTTAATCGGTTGGGGTTATTGGCTTTGCCAAATTTGCGGTAATGTAGGTTATGCCGTCATTACAATGGATGCATTAAATTATTTTTTCCCACCTTATTTTTCAGGTGGGAATACCATACCAGCAATTATCGGCGGTTCGATTTTGATTTGGTTTTTCAACTTTCTCGTATTGAGAGGCGTGAGACAAGCTTCTTTCGTTAACATAGTCGGTACCATTTGTAAATTACTTCCCCTGATTATTTTCATTGCAATTATGGGAGTAGTTTTTAGGTTCTCCCAATTCGGAACGGAATTTTGGGGACCGAAAATACCTTCTGCTTTGAAAGGAGTCGGCATACAAATTAAAAGTACGATGTTAGTAACGTTATGGTCATTTATAGGCATCGAAGGCGCAGTCGTTCTTTCGGGAAGAGCCAAATCTCAAAATGCTGTCGGTAAAGCCACTATCCTCGGTTTCTTAGGATGTTGGATTATGTATCTTCTTTTGTCCATCCTACCTTTCGGCAGCTTGAGTCAAGCCGATTTAAGTAAAATTCCTAATCCGTCAACTGCCGGAGTTTTGAGTCAAATAACGGGAAATTGGGGGGCCGATTTAATGAACGTCGGCTTATTAATTGCCATATTAACCAGTTGGTTGGCATGGACAATGGTTACGGCAGAAATTCCTTTTGCCGCGGCGCAAAACGGCACTTTCCCTAAAATATTTACGAAGCAAAACAAACACTTATCACCTAGTGTTTCTTTATATATAACTAGTGCTCTTATGCAATTGGGAATGCTTTTAGTCTATTTCGCTTCAAACGCTTGGAATACGATGTTGAGCATTACCGGTGTTATGGTTCTTCCCGCTTATTTTACCAGTGCCGCCTTTTTGTATAAATGCAGTAAACAAGACTCGGAAACAAACAAAAACAAAAAATTAAAATGGAGCCTCTTTACTGGGATTTTAGGATCGCTATATGCTTTATGGTTAATTTATGCGGCAGGCATACATTATCTTCTAATGGCATGTATTTTCCTTACAGTTGGCATACCGATATACGTATGGACCAGAAAAAATTCGAAAAACACCTCATCCATATCGACAGAATCGACAGATATGACAAATACTCAACCACCGGTTACTAAAGTGCCTTTATTCGGTGTTTGGGGAATTTTGGGAACCATTGTTTTGACTCTAACCAGCCTCGCTACGATAACATTAGTTGTGTTTCCGCATATCGAAACTAAACTATCTCATCTTTCACAAACCTTTATTAAAAATATTTCAAAAGATCTTAAGAAATTTTAA